In Porphyromonas cangingivalis, a genomic segment contains:
- a CDS encoding alpha-2-macroglobulin family protein: protein MRYKVVSLLVILSLFAALLWRVGAATRSTILGPERLTKSAIMSDKEKTDILPQMLALNRLSANYNRVIREYDEEATSTDTLKWGYERTTEEVMATLRGLLAQRKVLAQLPVKDLIYQIQVRRAQNIFLYGDIDKMSHRYDAVLSTLMRFWELVRYSDSEYSLKEKMDAFVADEISSACGEGFYAEGLVLCEFLCGKKSRSDERIKALEGFRPLFEGKDEEVMIDFLILREREWEKVSDLKSQVLSFDASAEDERAWVQAEQALVRGYERLVQKLTISDYKKRINAAKAEVFAPVGRLALKDYEAGDGSVTVQVVAITDQEVEVKSLRTKSSGWYEEGGRRTSARVLAPKANRVVRQNFREALSGTGHYHYTLGHKSSDRYFDRETITHDRLRVMDHGLDDRHEFFALDPHDGKPIKGVRGILYDRTEQREISTVIFDDKGHASVLRQTEDMYLVIKDDRLADDKYRSYIYRIYDTKVIREMRREVKVYTDRPIYRYGQVVKAGLVFYNDNPEGFEIVPNHSDRVIIYADIDGKRTRLATMPIKTNANGVAEIAYALPKDEAYTNFVVATEGAYQTQYYINVQSYKLQHLQVHIDSIPSGYVIGRPMIIHGRMTDLNGHPSSGRVTISYDTDKSEKTISQDVDESGRFEVRTLPISDLRSYYRDYLRVSAIDALGRIATTSLGMQKDSTDLPLSAGALISVSALDKADFTLGTESQPYAKLPLGDLDRYSVYAYLKGAQGEVVELGRLPIKGSKTFSMPTLKSGAYTLGLRATDGYGNQVVNELKEVYVYGRKDKHPPVPMPLWVMPYSPQESNPKDLLIRVGSSHDLSILMIVKDKEDIVHYDIIRADKNMVTVRIPRRFLSGSEAKVTFSTIRNGDTFREELEIPLQRQEDAKGVTIELLDENKTFVPGAEVSRRYIIKDGGKPLTDAAVLVTVFDKAVLDVAGGRSFWQKISRVFEFYGQPRLASVRDMGMEVQTMNVASLEMATSRSAPMAAKGGGFDEVEIETRSDFSETAYFTALLTTNAKGEVDFKYSLPHTQTKYVEKVFVFDKKLEAQEIEDHHFDVFAPVSVEINLPRYLTRGDKMIGEVLLRNTQKIALPISYRVLIGDDELTSGTQTVAAESATAVRFELLPAHLIGDSLSLTAQIITDGYSDAVKRTIPLRSHLMEYGVAVPFSLYKGTQVRLDLPKSDKFSSVPNLFAYFNPTNLVLTRLAQEYTMSMEHSVDQLSIYGALHHFVVFSNIRALFRTHPEVRASIVEALPDLHEAAKRSPSVDLKSDRGHFMSQRLTDPRTLVYFYDFVTDDHRLEEYLKHLTKRIKSAVHADGGWTFVRGYPSTWLTLYVLKMLGDAPESERVSRLSKEIGEAFAFLDKEYKKERNRYLSLIDYAVIRHAHGLDIKTMDKAFTSRLKEEADTARKGYRNFWVSALLRYGRFARIYGDVKHNSEVQTFIDDMSRHTFSDSEQVGFELYKQARDKMLLSENVIALLLRHKQGVIWDDTYSIEAIKLLLTHVTPTKVDRGATLVIDGRVTALTDVERAMGFVTRQLDGVGSSVEVALDQGITTDFFFGGVVYHVTEPMVEVTPTGEHLKVSKEVFARRVRDEGKTAIVPVTIDAPAFKGEKLIVRYTVETNRDLSLVTIRDDRPAGSEPGYNLNGYKISDRVWWAYRRTESADQLFVDYIPRGRHVFELEATATTEGAFVYGPAEVVSYYAPEFRGNSAGGALSVVPHKRK from the coding sequence ATGAGATACAAAGTTGTCAGTCTGCTCGTCATCTTATCACTGTTTGCCGCTCTCTTGTGGCGCGTGGGAGCTGCGACCCGCAGTACGATCCTCGGTCCCGAAAGACTTACCAAGAGTGCAATCATGAGTGATAAAGAGAAAACAGACATACTTCCGCAGATGCTTGCGCTCAATAGGTTGAGTGCAAATTACAACAGAGTCATCAGAGAATATGACGAGGAGGCGACTTCGACAGATACCTTGAAGTGGGGCTACGAACGGACGACCGAAGAGGTGATGGCGACCTTGAGAGGTCTGCTGGCACAGCGAAAAGTTCTGGCTCAGCTCCCCGTCAAGGATCTCATCTATCAGATACAGGTGCGGAGAGCTCAGAATATCTTTCTGTATGGAGATATAGACAAGATGAGCCACCGGTATGATGCTGTCTTGTCGACGCTGATGAGGTTTTGGGAGCTTGTCCGTTACAGTGACTCCGAATACTCACTCAAGGAGAAGATGGATGCCTTTGTCGCCGACGAAATCTCATCCGCTTGTGGTGAGGGCTTCTATGCCGAGGGCTTGGTGCTGTGTGAGTTCTTGTGTGGTAAGAAGAGCCGAAGCGATGAGAGGATCAAGGCTCTGGAGGGCTTTCGTCCCCTTTTCGAGGGCAAAGATGAGGAGGTGATGATCGACTTCCTTATCCTGCGGGAGCGAGAATGGGAGAAGGTCAGCGATCTGAAGAGTCAGGTCTTGTCGTTCGACGCGAGTGCGGAGGATGAGCGGGCTTGGGTGCAAGCAGAGCAGGCTCTTGTGCGTGGATATGAGAGGTTGGTACAGAAGTTGACGATCTCGGATTATAAGAAGCGCATCAATGCTGCAAAAGCGGAGGTGTTCGCTCCTGTCGGTAGGTTGGCTCTCAAGGATTATGAGGCCGGGGACGGGTCTGTTACGGTGCAGGTTGTGGCCATCACCGATCAAGAGGTGGAGGTGAAGAGCCTGCGGACAAAGTCCTCCGGTTGGTATGAAGAGGGAGGGAGACGGACTTCTGCTCGGGTCCTTGCGCCCAAGGCGAACCGTGTCGTTCGGCAGAACTTTAGGGAGGCTCTCTCCGGGACGGGGCATTATCATTATACTTTGGGACATAAGTCGTCCGACAGATATTTCGACAGAGAGACCATCACTCATGATCGTCTCAGGGTGATGGATCATGGTCTGGACGATCGTCACGAATTCTTTGCTCTGGATCCCCACGATGGCAAGCCGATAAAGGGCGTGAGGGGGATACTCTATGATCGTACCGAGCAAAGAGAGATCAGCACCGTGATTTTCGATGACAAAGGGCATGCTTCGGTCTTGAGGCAGACGGAGGATATGTATCTTGTCATCAAGGACGATCGTCTTGCGGATGACAAGTACAGGTCATACATATATCGTATCTATGACACGAAAGTCATAAGAGAGATGCGTAGGGAGGTCAAGGTCTATACCGACAGACCGATCTATCGCTATGGTCAGGTGGTCAAGGCGGGGTTGGTGTTTTACAATGATAACCCCGAAGGGTTTGAGATCGTGCCGAATCACTCGGATCGGGTCATCATCTATGCCGACATCGATGGCAAACGCACGAGGTTGGCGACCATGCCGATCAAGACCAATGCCAACGGTGTGGCGGAGATTGCCTACGCACTCCCGAAGGATGAAGCATACACGAATTTCGTTGTCGCCACTGAAGGGGCGTATCAGACACAGTACTACATCAATGTCCAATCCTATAAGCTCCAGCATCTTCAGGTCCATATCGACAGCATCCCTTCGGGTTATGTCATCGGTCGACCCATGATCATCCATGGCCGGATGACCGACCTCAACGGACACCCATCTTCGGGAAGAGTGACGATCTCCTATGACACGGATAAGTCCGAGAAGACGATATCCCAAGACGTCGATGAGAGCGGTCGTTTTGAAGTTCGGACACTGCCCATATCCGACCTTAGGAGCTACTACCGAGACTATCTCAGGGTCTCTGCCATAGATGCGCTCGGTCGTATAGCTACGACTTCTCTCGGTATGCAGAAGGACAGCACAGATCTGCCACTGAGTGCAGGTGCGCTGATCTCCGTGTCTGCTCTCGACAAGGCCGACTTCACGCTTGGTACGGAGTCTCAACCCTATGCCAAGCTCCCCCTCGGTGACCTCGATCGATACAGTGTTTATGCTTATCTGAAGGGTGCTCAGGGAGAAGTGGTGGAGCTTGGCCGACTGCCCATCAAAGGCAGTAAGACCTTCTCGATGCCGACCCTCAAAAGTGGGGCATATACCCTTGGGCTGAGAGCTACCGATGGCTATGGAAATCAAGTCGTCAATGAACTGAAAGAAGTGTATGTCTACGGTCGAAAGGACAAGCACCCCCCTGTACCTATGCCGCTATGGGTGATGCCTTACAGCCCACAGGAATCTAACCCCAAAGACCTGCTGATACGTGTCGGTAGTTCGCATGACCTATCCATCTTGATGATTGTCAAGGATAAGGAGGATATCGTTCATTATGACATCATTCGTGCCGATAAGAACATGGTTACGGTGCGTATCCCCCGAAGATTCCTTTCCGGAAGTGAAGCCAAGGTGACATTCTCCACGATAAGGAATGGAGACACGTTCAGAGAGGAGTTGGAGATACCCCTTCAGCGTCAAGAGGATGCCAAGGGTGTCACCATCGAACTATTGGACGAAAATAAGACCTTCGTGCCCGGAGCAGAAGTATCGCGCAGATATATCATCAAGGATGGCGGTAAGCCATTGACTGATGCGGCCGTCCTTGTGACAGTCTTTGACAAGGCCGTACTTGATGTCGCAGGAGGTCGCTCTTTCTGGCAGAAGATCTCTCGTGTCTTCGAGTTCTATGGGCAGCCTCGATTGGCAAGTGTCAGAGATATGGGTATGGAGGTGCAGACCATGAATGTCGCTTCGCTCGAGATGGCCACATCCCGAAGTGCACCGATGGCCGCCAAAGGAGGAGGCTTTGATGAGGTCGAGATCGAGACGCGTTCCGACTTCTCTGAGACGGCTTACTTTACCGCCCTCCTGACGACGAATGCCAAGGGAGAGGTCGACTTCAAGTATTCGTTGCCACACACTCAGACGAAGTATGTCGAGAAGGTGTTTGTCTTCGATAAGAAGTTGGAAGCACAGGAGATCGAAGACCACCACTTCGATGTCTTTGCACCTGTGTCTGTCGAGATCAATCTCCCACGCTACCTCACCCGAGGAGACAAGATGATCGGCGAAGTCCTTCTGCGCAACACACAGAAGATCGCTCTTCCGATCTCGTATCGTGTCCTCATCGGCGATGACGAACTCACTTCGGGTACCCAAACGGTTGCGGCTGAAAGCGCAACGGCTGTCCGTTTCGAACTCCTGCCTGCACACCTCATCGGAGACAGTCTCTCGCTCACCGCACAGATCATCACCGATGGCTATTCGGATGCTGTCAAGCGGACGATACCGTTACGCTCACATCTCATGGAATACGGTGTTGCCGTACCATTTTCTCTATACAAAGGTACTCAGGTCAGGCTTGACCTGCCCAAGTCGGACAAGTTCAGTTCTGTCCCCAACCTCTTTGCCTACTTCAATCCCACCAACCTTGTTCTCACTCGCCTTGCGCAAGAGTACACCATGTCGATGGAGCACAGTGTCGATCAGTTGTCCATCTATGGAGCACTGCACCACTTCGTTGTCTTTTCCAACATCAGGGCACTCTTCCGCACTCATCCCGAGGTGAGAGCTTCGATCGTTGAGGCACTGCCCGATCTTCACGAAGCCGCCAAGAGAAGTCCATCCGTCGATCTCAAGTCCGATCGCGGACACTTCATGTCACAGAGACTGACCGATCCACGCACGTTGGTGTATTTCTATGATTTCGTTACCGATGATCATCGGCTCGAAGAGTATCTCAAGCACCTCACGAAGAGGATCAAATCCGCTGTCCATGCCGATGGTGGGTGGACTTTCGTGCGAGGATACCCCTCTACATGGCTTACACTTTATGTCCTCAAGATGCTCGGTGACGCCCCCGAATCCGAGCGAGTGTCAAGGCTGTCCAAAGAGATAGGAGAAGCCTTCGCTTTTCTGGACAAGGAGTATAAGAAGGAGCGAAATCGTTATCTCAGTCTCATCGATTATGCTGTCATCCGTCATGCTCACGGTCTTGACATCAAGACGATGGACAAAGCCTTCACCTCTCGTCTGAAGGAAGAGGCCGACACCGCACGTAAGGGCTACCGCAACTTCTGGGTCAGCGCTCTCCTTCGCTATGGCAGGTTTGCTCGCATTTATGGTGATGTCAAGCACAACAGCGAGGTGCAGACCTTCATCGACGATATGAGCCGTCACACCTTCAGCGATAGCGAACAAGTCGGCTTCGAGCTGTACAAACAAGCTCGGGACAAGATGCTCCTCTCCGAGAACGTCATTGCCCTTCTCCTTCGCCACAAGCAAGGTGTCATCTGGGACGATACTTACTCCATCGAAGCCATCAAACTCCTTCTCACTCATGTCACACCTACCAAGGTCGATCGGGGTGCGACCCTCGTCATCGACGGCAGGGTGACAGCTCTCACCGATGTCGAGCGAGCCATGGGTTTTGTCACACGACAACTTGACGGTGTCGGTAGTAGTGTAGAAGTCGCTTTGGATCAAGGTATCACCACCGATTTCTTCTTCGGAGGGGTTGTCTATCATGTCACTGAACCGATGGTCGAAGTCACACCTACGGGCGAACATCTGAAGGTCTCCAAGGAAGTCTTTGCTCGCCGTGTTCGGGACGAGGGCAAGACCGCCATCGTTCCCGTGACCATCGATGCTCCGGCATTCAAGGGCGAAAAGCTCATCGTACGCTATACTGTCGAAACGAATAGAGACCTCTCTCTCGTCACCATCCGAGACGATCGTCCGGCAGGGAGCGAACCGGGTTACAACCTCAACGGCTACAAGATCTCCGATCGAGTTTGGTGGGCTTATCGCCGCACCGAGAGTGCCGACCAACTCTTTGTGGACTATATCCCGAGAGGGCGACACGTCTTCGAACTCGAAGCCACAGCCACCACCGAAGGGGCATTTGTCTACGGACCGGCCGAGGTCGTCTCCTACTATGCCCCCGAGTTCAGAGGCAATAGTGCCGGCGGTGCACTCTCAGTCGTTCCACACAAGCGCAAATAG